The DNA region AGTAAGCAGTTAAACGTCCTGCTCTAAAAGGATGTTCATGCGAAAGTTTTTCTTGTGAGCACAATAACTGAACGTGAGTATGtactgaaaatataaaatggtGCCAAATAAACAGCTCCTAGTCATGTGGAGGATCCAGAGAATGCAGGTGTCTTCATCAAAACGTTTAGCATGTGTAAATAAGGAAAACCGAATATGAACTCTTGACTGATCCAGCGTTTAAAAGCAGGACGTTTCGGCCCTCTGCCTTCTTCAGGTGGaacataaaagttaaaaattaagattaaaaagcTGCATTAAAACTCTTGATCGGTCAAGAGTTTGTGAACTACACTAGCTAAATTTATAAGATAGATTTATTAATAATCTTTCTCATTGTCGGATAGGCTATAAGGAAATTGTacattattcatattttttaaaaaattattcaatctCTCCAACCCAGTCAGACCCGTTGTGGACATCTCTTCAAGTCCAGAAAACAGCACATTAGCCATTGGTGTCTCCATTACCCTGAATTGTACAGCGCAGCCCAGAGCGATAGATATTGGATATAAGGATAGATGGGTCAAGTATATCGAGTGGTACGATCTACAGGGTAATGAAGTGGGATCTAAATGCCAGCAGCCTTCAAACAAACGTAAATTAAGCTGCCCATTAGTACTTAAAAATCTGACAGTTGACAAATTTGGCCGTTACACTTGCCAAGCGGGCAATGGTTACTCAAGCCACTgcacaaggaaatcatttgaaaTCCAAGGTAAGCAACTTTCACACTTCCTAGGTTCTTTAATGCGAAGGTAGGCGCCGTGTTTTGGATTTGGAGGCAATGATGGAATATAGATGGATTTGTGTTTGAACAAGAAGCCACAAATGTAATAAAAAGTGTCTAAGAAACTCCTTGAATGTATGGACAGGCAAGTCCAATATATAATTTCTCTCCGTTGGAAAATTCCGCATAGCTCTTCAAAGTTCTTTCTGATGGTTTTGctacaaaaataaagaataaatttgaATAAGGACCAATAATTATTGGCCCGATGAATTCTTATTAGGTACTTGATATGAGGAGTTGATTATATTCctgaagtgatcagtgatcttaattaatggatctcttgagtcccgacattttctctacgttgtgaatgaaaggaaagttttgcatcgtgagcaaCTGCATTcgaaagttccaggttggtcactggtttgaaatgaacttttgtCTAAAgagttgcctatgtttttgtcggGACTCAAGAGATCGATCCATAAAGATCAATGATCACTTCACGTACATCTCTGCTAGTGTCACCAATTGAATAACTCGCTCTTgctgcaaaaagttatacattggtgaaacaggaagacgactagatGACCGATTCCGAGGACGCCTTCACGACGTTGAAAGAAGTGAAAAGGACGCATctaaaccagtcgctagacacttatATCTCGCTAGCCATTCTGAGGAGCATATGGCtgtttgcggcctttccctacatttaGGCAGTTCGGAAAACCGTAAAACTCGAGAACATGGTATCAACGTGCGATTTTCGTTCAactaatttcttctttctttctcgtcaccatattcccaccaataacgtagctccattttctgcatataagcacacacaacccacaattcctccgaTCTctatgacgaagggctaacgctcgaaacgtcagcttttaaactctttacgatggccaatttacgttatcaactcagttgataatactttaTTACCCTGacatactctctcaccgacgcagccccacagtttctttagaaacttaacccctcTATTCATATGCCTGACATACTTTCCTATGAGCACGAGAATATGGTCATAAAAATTGTGGCATGCGTAAGTCTCAAAGCAAGTTATCCTCTTGTCTGGcacaaaaatttaataattctAACATCACCTAACGTCAGTCTCTTACTATAATTGGATAAACTCCAAACCGGATGATCTCGATAATAACAAGTATATTCATTGCAAAGTATTTTTCCCTACAGTCCATGCGCCAGAGTTAATAGGAGTTCCTCGGAACCAAAGTGCTGATATAGGGGCCAATGTAACTTTCAACTGCACTGCCACAGGTCTTACTACGCCAAGCATCTCATGGATCAAAAACAATGATTCATTTGCCTTACAATCCAACCCAAGGGTGACATTCATTAACGATCCACTGGACGACAAAAGTACGCAAAGCCACTTGTTTATTACAAGAGTAAAGGAAGAAGATTTTGGCAAATATCAGTGTGAGGCAAAAAACAGCGGTGATAAGAATTTGTCTTTGCCGGCTTTTTTAACCCCGAAAGTTTCAGGTTAGACATTCATATGCATTAGTGTTTGTTTCCCTTatcatttcaaagttgaaaCTCCACGAAGTCTTCCACTTGCATGCCAACTCAGTCATCCAATTGAAATTTTCCCAACACCAAGTAGGCGACATAAGCTCGGTTTTTGGATGACTGCTTTTTGGTGTACATTTCCGTagattgtaaaaaaattctccatgtcatTAGAGTATAATGTATCttaatacaaaattttaaatttatcatttcagtTTCACCCGGTCCCTGTACCTCCTCGTCTTCCTATCATCAAGACTCCCCTTAAAGTTTAATTCTCTTCAAACCGGGTCTTTCGAATGGCAAAAAAGCCTTGGGCCCCGACATCCCAAAGAAAGATCACAAATGAGACAAATCCAAGAGGAAAAAATAGGATCTCAACGACGGTTCCTGCAATTAATTGACTCTTGAATAAAATCTCGATGGCCTAAATTGTAAATTCCTTTTTCATCCTCCACAATTCTTTCCtattcttcttcttcctcgtatttctcctttttttttcccttttttcaatttatacATCTGACTTATTACACTTATTaagatcatcatcatcactattattattatcgttgtCGTCGTCATCATTATAATTGTTGTTTGTATCATTATTACAAATGATTTTCTTCCTCTGCTTGAGATTTAAGACTGCAGACtcaaaataaattgttattttttcatttattattcgTAGCTACAACTCATACTTTCGTATTCGTCAAGGAAGGAGCGCCAGAAAATTCAGCATCTCAGATAACTATAGTCGCTGTATCATGCACTTTGGTAGCTGCAGTTATTTGTGTGGTCACTGGGTTTGTGTGGAATCGGCGTAAAAATTGTGATAAGGAGGTAAATGATACGTTAGATGACATCCGCACACAGGGTAATGATCTCCTCTGACCGTCATGGAAGGGAAAAGAATTCGTAAAAATAAGAACAATGACAACTTCTCTAGACTCTGCATCTCGCCTTACAATAACAAAGATCGACACGCCAAAAACTTGCCCCGTCTGAAAACTGGTCAATCCCAGCATTCCTTCCGACGCCAGGATAAGCAAACTTGCGTATGATAAATTTCGTCAGCTCTGCTTCACTTAGCAAAAGTCTGCCTCTATGATGTGCCAAGGCTAAAGAAAACGCCCATTTCTTTCCTTACTTCATCGCTTCCAAGTTCTCCTGCCCTCCACTTCGTGAATATCTCATACAGAAGCATGCAGTGGCTTGCGCGACCCATTTTCACTGGGTTTATGGAGCAGTTCAATCTGAAAAAGAGCTATATTCCTTACTTACATATCTTAATTTTACCAATTTTGAATGTCATCGTAATAAAAAATGTTGCAGCGATTTCGGCCAGCTTTGTTTCCTTCCGTATTAAACAAACGCTATTTAATACGCGTAAGACTAGTAAATCAAAGTTCGAGATATTTCATTTCTATGAAGAATTTTGAAAGGATCTCTAACAAATGATTTTGATGATAAAGGCTAAACACGCTTTTTTTTAGATATCACAATTAACTTTTCTCTTCGATTAAATGACAGGCACGAAAACGTACAACAAAAGTATGCTTGGAAAAGGCCAAACATTTGATAAACACGATATATGACCTTGAAAACAATTGTTCTCCCAATACCCAAGCCATTGAGACCCCCGAGGAAAGGCTCCTGTTACTGGGGTACGGATTAGGGGACAGAAGTCCTCCAGACGGAAGCGAGCAGGGTGATTCTACACAGGATGTAACAGAAAATGGTCGAGAGAGATTAGAATCGGGTGGGAAGATTGCTGGTGGTGATATTTTCACTGCTGATAAAGGTGTTGACCTGAATGCTGACGAACAGCGCGATTGGAGAGAAATATCTCAAGAGACCGAAGAAAGATGCGTAAACTTGGAAAATCTTGAAGTCTGCAATGAAATACTCGGAGAGGGCGAATTTGGGATCGTCTACAAAGGGCGCTACGGTGGAAAAGACGGAAATATGATAGATGTAGCTGTTAAGAAGCTAAAAGGTGGGTACACGAGATCGAAATGTCCACTTGTTAATTCCTAAGAACAGTGGTATGCTTTTGAACTAATATTTCTTTGGAAGCTATGCGCCATCTTACtattttcagcatttttcttttgatggaaAACACTCATAAAGTCTGCTATTGTCTCCTTTGAACGCTTTCTACAGCCTTAATCAAGCCGCTTTTCCcatacattattttgttaccATAGCCAGATACGGCGAGCGAACTTCGTAAACTGAAGAAAGTTAAGAagtccttttgttttcttctctatGTCATTTTGAGACCCTAGTGCCATTGCCAAAGAAACCCTGCTTAATGAAATAAGGACCTTAAAGAAAACTGGGAAACATCCTAATATTGTCACTTTGATTGGCACACGGATAGAGAGAGGTAAGTCAGTTTTCGACGATGTAACGTATTAGAAATAGACGTGTTTACTTGGTGATTCACGGTCCAACAAGGTAACATTTCGGCCGCATGGGTGTGTAGAACAGTACACGAACTGATCTCATGATTATAGGCAACAAGTCCACTTCATATGCACTATGTCAAAAATTTGTTCTTCTTGATCGGAAACAATTCGAATTTTTCTAGTGTTTTCTTGGGGATCCCTCTTCCTCCCGCCAACTTAACTAAAGAGGAAATAATGTCCCATCACTTTTTCTTGTCAAATCTTGTGTGTTTGCTCTATCCTTTCTAGGAAAAATTCTTCTAGTCACTGAATTGATTCGTGGTGAAAGCCTGGAAAATCTCTTGAAGGCTGAGAGGGCTCCTGCGGAAAGGAACAATTATCAAAACGTCCGGTGTAAGCTGAATGACCGGCAGTTGGTTACAATTGCACTTCAGATCGCCGAAGGAATGCAGCACTTAGAAGAAAGAAAGGTGACACCTGTTGACTGTGAAGTTAAATTTGCTAACCTGTCGTTAGAGAAGGCTGCTCTAAATATAGTACAGGCGGTTCGaagcatgaaaaatattttttgtgtctttttttataaacttttaGAGCGAAAGTAACTTTCTGAGAAAATCCAGGCGGGAAACTATACGAATTTAACATCTTTGGCCATTTCCTACAGCCAAGTAAGGAATGACTGCCCAGCACATTTGGAATTGAAGTTTGAAGTCTTGCCAAAAGTGTCAGGATTTTATGAACTTTGCCCATAAATTTTTACCATAGCGTAAGCACAGGTTGTAAAGTGAGGGTACAAATCACTCACCCCATTATTCGTGAGCgtctttaaagaaacaaatgtgTAACTTGTCCTCTCTAACAGTTTGTTCATCGCGATCTAGCAGCCAGGAATGTTTTAGTTGATGCCAACCTGGTGGCTAAAGTTGGAGACTTTGGATTAGCCAGGGACATATCCGCTGCTGGTATATACACAGTGACCTCCAgcaagggggtaagtttctcaagaaactgtggtgctgcgtcggtggggagagtcaagataatttggttttatcaactgagttgatagtgtaaattgaCTACTGTAAAGAGTGCAAAAGCTGACGCTTCGAGCGTTACCCTTCCGTCAGGCCAatctctctgacgaagggcaaacgctcgaaacgtcagcttttaaactctttacggtggcccaatttcattttcaactcatttgatcAACCAAATTAAACACATAAACGAACTTAAAAGCATTTGAATTGATACCCTTCCATAGTAAAGTCGGAGACGATAAATTTATTCCTTCTAACGTTATAATTCAAATGAAACTCCAAACGAGCTGTGTTTTATGTGACGCGTTTACTTAATTAACCCTGGTCTCGTGTCTGTACCGATAATAATGACGATAACAATAGTAAGGATAGAAATAATAAAATCCACGATAACCATCACCCTGGATTTTACTGGAATCAATAATTGTTAAAAACTGATATATATCTCAACGTTCAACGTTCAGTGGAAAATACGTCGCTTATACTTATTGAATGCATCTTTCAGTTTCGTGAATCCAACCTCTTCCCAATTTCAAGCGACATTGCCTGAACTACAGACAGGAGCTTGCTCACGTGAATCAATCTTTTCAACAGGGCAAGGTTGCGTGGAGATGGTCGTCGTTAGAATCTCTGCGGGATCTGCATTTTACATCCATGAGTGATGTGTAAGTTTCAATTTGTAGTTAATAATGTCAGAGATCTGTCTCTTGACTTTGAGTCGCAAGTATTGACTggcgaaagaaaaagaaaaaaacacgtGTGCCCTACGCTCTGCTATTTTCCTTGGAGCGTTATTATCATGGTTACATCTGGGCTTCATTTTTCGTTGTTTACTCGTTTTTATGTATATGCATGGTGTATCTATGTCTATTTGCATTTGTGGACACACCATGAGAACTTAACATAACTAAAGTAATTCCTTCCTTCAAATCGAGGATCATATGCTCATATTAGttgattaaaataattatttataccAGAAGCGAGGTTCACATGACAGGAGAGACTCAGCGAAGTCTTAAGCGATGTATATTTCCATTAAACAATCAAAAAATACAACGAGGCTCGATCCTTGATCAATTCCGTGCTAGTTGTTCCTTATTCATTGACGTTATACAGGCCTTGGTGCATATTTGCAGGTGGTCATTTGGTATCGTTCTATGGGAAATCGCCACTCATGGTAAGTGCAGCGTGATACTATGTACTACTTAGAACGACATCCTGAGAACTATAAATCATGCTTTCGTCAGGAGTTAGGCTCCTATCCGTTACAGCAGCCTACAGTTAGCGAGTAAGCTAACTTTCATGGTGATGATCCATATGGACAAACGcatcttcatttaaagaaatgattgtTGCTTGAAAgacgaaattgaaaaaaatcggGGGACCACTTTATGGTGTCTTGGTATGGGCTGTGTGCATGCTAAACCTTCTCTTTTCATTCATACGTGCTTCGTCTTGTTTGTCACAGCgcttaatttttgtttatctcaCTGAGCCTCATGAAGTCCTTGCAAGTCTCCATTATTACGTAAATTTACCACTGAAATACTCTTTGCCTTAAAGTCACTTCTTTAAACCTAGATTTTCTAAGGTCATATCTTCTGCTTTTCAAACAGGTGAGTTGCCATACCCATACCCTGACATCACATCTCCAATTGCCCTAGTAAGTCGACTGGCTACGGGATACAGGATGCCTCGTCCCGATCAATGCTATGGAGAATTGTAAGCTTCAAAGTCTTGTATAAAGccaacagaaaataaattgagCTATTGATTATATTGTAGAATGCTTCAAATGAAAGAACGTCTACTTGCCTTCTTTCTAGAAATAATTTCAATGCGTTCTGCCTTCGATCCAAGTTTTGGAAGATCAAGGCTCTgacatcctttttttcttgtcgaAAATCGAAACAATGCATCGAATCATGTCATTCGTTCtgatttaaaaagtttttgcGTGTCAAGTCAAATCTCACAAGTCAGTCATCTCCCCAGTAAGCTCTATCATCAGTTCGTGCAAGGTCACCACTTTGCGCCCCTTTTTACACTTGGTATGGTCATTTTAGATACTGAAAGCATTAGCTGCAAGACAATGTTAACTAGAACTATATTGAATTTTTAGATATGAGCTAATGAGCTCTTGTTGGAAAGAAAATCCATTGATGAGACCAGCCTTTTCAGAGATCGCTCAACAGCTGCAAAATATTTTGCGAGAAGTGAAGGTAATCAACCTGAAACAAGCTAAGCTACCCAAATTGTATTTCCTGTAGTTCTCTTATTGTGTCTGAGTTATCTAGTTTTCTGTCCgaattagaaagaaaacattttccattCGAACGAAGTTGGCGAGGGAGAGTGGATTTAATGGCTGTATCCATCTTTTTCCCTCCTTTCGTCCTTTTCCAGTCCATAGATCCTTCTGTCACCCAATCAGTCCTTCGGGTAAACCTCTTATTTTTAACTGCAGCCATCCATCCATTTGTACACATAGTCATCCATCCGTTTGCTTTTTCGTTCATCCACCTGGGCGTACATTCGTTTCTTCTTTTGCTTGTTCCAAAGTTCATTCTTTACTTTGGTATTAATTCATATACACCATTATTTCTATCCTCATTCATCATTTTTTAGTGTTAATAATCAATAGATGATATCTTTATTCCTATTATTTATTTCAGAGGACATATACAAATATCAACGATGGAGAAGCCTGATGACGCTCTTATGCCGAGGCAAAAAACTCACTCGATTTGATTATCAATATAAAAACAACCACGATATCTCAAATAAGTGCATAAATGTACTGAGGCCCGATGATTATGCTTATGAAATCTGTGTGACCCAGATGCTGTCGCTGACTAGGCTCCAAAATTTCGAATTCAAATATTTGTCTCCCTGTTAGTGAAGGTTTCGCAATTATGTAAGGAAAATTGGAGCAAAGAATAGACGTTGCTACCTGTGCTATGTCAATGAATTATTTGTTCTCAATTTGTATAGGAAGCACTTCTTTTGAAATGTTCTATAGTTGTAAGGCACTTCCGAGAAATTTCATTGGACTAACGTTAATTAAGTCTCATTTGTATATCATCGCAAATTTGCCTTTTAACTAAGGTGCGTGGTTAGGGTCCCCAACACTTAAAGACGCTTATATTAGAGAGCAAATAGCCTGTTATAACCTGAGACATGTAGAATCAAGTTTTAATACCTTCTATGGCTTCGAATAATGATTTTAGCTCTGTAAACGATGCCTGACAGCTATCGAAACTCTAAACTGTAGGAAAGAAGTTAAGTTCAACAGATGTATAACTTAAGCTAAGTTCAACAGATGTATAACGTAAAGATTCAGTTATTAGGCAATTTTCGGATAAGAAAGGCATATCAAATTAAGAATTACGGCTACAGCATGCGAGGTAGGTGTATTTTTTGGCCAGCAAGCGTTCAGTTTCCTTTTAAGTAAAGTTCAAGTTGATCGCTAACGTGGATTTCAAAACCAGATGGAGTTTGTATAAAAAGACaattcattttacttttcagGGAAGAGGTGAGGGGATCTAATGGAAAGACATTCGGAAAGAGGAGTCTAGGGGAAGGGATAGAGTCTTGAGCCACTTTCTAACATCATTTTCGGGCTCGTGTAactttgttgtctttgaaaaatttagtagTACTTACAAGCAACAAAgtgcacgagaaatcatgttgttcGCTATACTAACATTGCAGTATGTTTGATTGTAGATCAGCCGCATCTTTTCCTTTCATGTATTCactgtttttaaataaagaatatgTGTTTACGCAAACTTTACTGCGCGAAGATGAAACTATTCACATCTTGGAGAAGGTCTTTACTAAGACTCCAAGGAACCAGTTATTCTTCTCGAACAAAATTCTTCAATAAAGTCCCTAAAGTCAAGTCAAAACCAAAACGAAGTTGATTACAAGatctcgaaaaaaaaatgattccagGACTAAGCATTAAAAGTGCAAGAAAATGTTCGTGTCTCGTGCTACAAGACGAAATTATGGTTTGGcctaaataattatttaaaactgatttaaagaagaaaaacgaaacgGTTAAAATAATATCATACGAACtcttaaacaaaggaaaagttaattCTTTAAATCACTCTTCTTTTGGAAACCCGTATCTTTTCCATGTAATCGCGAATGTAACAAGTAACAATTACTTTGTGAGAGTAGAAATATAGACTTTACCTGGTACCAACGTAATCTTGAATTAGGTCCAGTATTTCCAGTCCTTTAGACGCACTATTGCGGTAACCTTCTTCCCCCTAAGacattgaaaaattgaaaatagactAAACAATGGAATACTGAATCTTAGAGAACAAACAAATGATGACTCTGGTAatgttcccttaaaaaaaaaaattatagcaataaaaaactaaaaaatatgcTGATTATGGTAGCATTGCTCCTTTgtaacaaaatgcaaaaattatgCTCGTTTTCCAAATCACGCCAAAAATTACGCTTGCCTAATGTTTAAGGGCCTATGACCTATAAAAATGTTCTCACTTATATCTGTGCATATTTATACGCGGCGCCTATGTCTCGGGGACCAGAGACCGTGCGAGggcaaaaaacaaaataaaaaaggcttGGCTGCACTCTGTTCTGTGtctagagcactcaagaagtacAGAGAAGCAATCAACTGCGTCTCGTATTTTCCCTATATTTCGTTCGTTCTCTAGCTGCTCCCTAACAGGATTCTTAAACTGTTAATTAAAggaggtaattaagtgttaacaactgagttgaaaacgtaaattagccaccgtaaagggtaatcgctctgacgaagggctaacgctcgaaacgtcaacttttttacccttaacggtggctaattaatgttttcaactcagttgttaacactaaattacctgctatactctcccaccgacgcagcggccacagtttctctagaaacttacccctttgtTAATTAAAGGCATGCTTATCGCAAAGATatattttcagcatttttttaGCACTTGAGTCTATATGCTCTTTGACTCTTATCTTCAGAATCTAGCTATACGTATACGGTCACCGCTGAAGATGTATGGTAAAGAATGACCAATGATGATATGCACATTTGTTCTTGTACTGCTTGCTCCACCGTCCTTTGTTCCAGTTTTCCACCGTCCTTTGTTCTAGTTTTCCACCTTCGTTTTACACTACAACATTGTGCGCTTGCGTATTACACGTGTCCGCCATCATGGACATCTCATCTTGGTTTGAAGATGTGAGACGAATGAATAAAAGACAGGTTGTACACCGGTTTAAATACGATTTCAGTATATGATTCTTGTAGAAGAATGTTTTATGTTCTAACAAACCGATTTTCAATCCCCAGCTCTTTTATCAAGGTCTGAATTTTGCCATGATAGTGTCATCTGCTCTCATGATCTGGAAAGGATTGATGGTAGTTACGGGCAGTGAGAGTCCTATAGTTGTAGTTTTGAggtaaataattgaaaaaaataactcgtaa from Pocillopora verrucosa isolate sample1 chromosome 1, ASM3666991v2, whole genome shotgun sequence includes:
- the LOC131784768 gene encoding fibroblast growth factor receptor 4-like isoform X1, yielding MGNFCLRKASTCSVLLTLMGALWNLPFSIRGETCDSNITIRPVVDISSSPENSTLAIGVSITLNCTAQPRAIDIGYKDRWVKYIEWYDLQGNEVGSKCQQPSNKRKLSCPLVLKNLTVDKFGRYTCQAGNGYSSHCTRKSFEIQVHAPELIGVPRNQSADIGANVTFNCTATGLTTPSISWIKNNDSFALQSNPRVTFINDPLDDKSTQSHLFITRVKEEDFGKYQCEAKNSGDKNLSLPAFLTPKVSATTHTFVFVKEGAPENSASQITIVAVSCTLVAAVICVVTGFVWNRRKNCDKEARKRTTKVCLEKAKHLINTIYDLENNCSPNTQAIETPEERLLLLGYGLGDRSPPDGSEQGDSTQDVTENGRERLESGGKIAGGDIFTADKGVDLNADEQRDWREISQETEERCVNLENLEVCNEILGEGEFGIVYKGRYGGKDGNMIDVAVKKLKDPSAIAKETLLNEIRTLKKTGKHPNIVTLIGTRIERGKILLVTELIRGESLENLLKAERAPAERNNYQNVRCKLNDRQLVTIALQIAEGMQHLEERKFVHRDLAARNVLVDANLVAKVGDFGLARDISAAGIYTVTSSKGGKVAWRWSSLESLRDLHFTSMSDVWSFGIVLWEIATHGELPYPYPDITSPIALVSRLATGYRMPRPDQCYGELYELMSSCWKENPLMRPAFSEIAQQLQNILREVKRTYTNINDGEA
- the LOC131784768 gene encoding fibroblast growth factor receptor 3-like isoform X2, whose protein sequence is MGNFCLRKASTCSVLLTLMGALWNLPFSIRGETCDSNITIRPVVDISSSPENSTLAIGVSITLNCTAQPRAIDIGYKDRWVKYIEWYDLQGNEVGSKCQQPSNKRKLSCPLVLKNLTVDKFGRYTCQAGNGYSSHCTRKSFEIQVHAPELIGVPRNQSADIGANVTFNCTATGLTTPSISWIKNNDSFALQSNPRVTFINDPLDDKSTQSHLFITRVKEEDFGKYQCEAKNSGDKNLSLPAFLTPKVSATTHTFVFVKEGAPENSASQITIVAVSCTLVAAVICVVTGFVWNRRKNCDKEARKRTTKVCLEKAKHLINTIYDLENNCSPNTQAIETPEERLLLLGYGLGDRSPPDGSEQGDSTQDVTENGRERLESGGKIAGGDIFTADKGVDLNADEQRDWREISQETEERCVNLENLEVCNEILGEGEFGIVYKGRYGGKDGNMIDVAVKKLKDPSAIAKETLLNEIRTLKKTGKHPNIVTLIGTRIERGKILLVTELIRGESLENLLKAERAPAERNNYQNVRCKLNDRQLVTIALQIAEGMQHLEERKFVHRDLAARNVLVDANLVAKVGDFGLARDISAAGIYTVTSSKGFRESNLFPISSDIA